One Prunus dulcis chromosome 8, ALMONDv2, whole genome shotgun sequence DNA window includes the following coding sequences:
- the LOC117637330 gene encoding glutamate receptor 3.2-like isoform X2, with product MNLVWVVSILIICIPGSTEGASRPAAVNVGAMCTVGTINGRVSKIAIEAAVNDVNSDPTILGGTKLSITFHDSNFSGFLGIIGALKFMESDTVAIIGPQTAVMAHVLSHLANELHVPLLSFTALDPTLSSLQYPYFVQTAPNDLFQMAAIAEMVSYFGWTEVAAIFTDDDSGRNGVAALGDKLAEKRHKICYKAALPPEPKATRDDVKNQLVMIRMMESRVIVLHTFAKSGLVVFDVAQELGMMESGYVWIATAWLSTVLDSTSPLSSKTANSIQGALTLRPHTPDSERKRAFISRWNKLSNGSIGLNPYGLYAYDTVWMLAHAINLLLDQGGTISFSNITSLGGPKGGGTVNLGALSIFHGGKQLLDNILQTNTTGLTGPLAFHPDRSPLNPAYDLINIIENGYQRIGYWSNYSGISVVPPETSSNRSTLNQHLHTVVWPGGTTVKPRGWVFPNNGKQLRIGVPNRVSYRDFVSRRNGTDIVEGYCIDIFLAAIKLLPYAVPYEFVLFGDGLKNPSYYDFVKMIASGKFDAAVGDIAIVTNRTKIADFTQPYIESGLVVVAPVRRLNSRAWAFLKPFSPLMWGVTAAFFLIIGLVMWILEHRINDEFRGPPRKQIVTILWFSFSTMFFAHRENTVSTLGRMVLIIWLFIVLIINSSYTASLTSMLTVQQLESPITGIDTLVTSTEPIGYQIGSFAQNYLVEELNIPRSRLVPLGSPEAYADALKKRTVAAVVDEKAYIELFLSENCMFSIRGQEFTKSGHFQETLL from the exons ATGAATCTAGTTTGGGTCGTTTCAATACTCATTATCTGCATACCAGGCTCCACAGAAGGGGCCTCAAGACCTGCCGCCGTGAACGTTGGAGCTATGTGCACAGTAGGCACCATCAATGGAAGAGTCTCAAAGATTGCCATTGAGGCTGCTGTGAACGATGTGAACTCTGATCCAACCATTCTTGGTGGAACTAAATTATCTATAACTTTTCATGATTCAAACTTCAGTGGATTTCTTGGCATCATTGGAg CATTGAAGTTCATGGAGTCTGATACAGTAGCTATAATTGGTCCACAAACTGCTGTGATGGCTCATGTACTCTCACATCTTGCAAATGAACTTCATGTCCCTCTATTGTCATTCACAGCGCTGGACCCCACCTTATCAAGTCTGCAGTATCCTTACTTTGTTCAAACTGCACCCAATGATCTGTTCCAGATGGCTGCTATTGCAGAAATGGTTAGTTATTTCGGTTGGACAGAGGTGGCTGCAATTTTCACTGATGATGACAGCGGTCGAAATGGTGTTGCTGCATTAGGTGATAAACTTGCAGAAAAACGCCACAAGATTTGTTACAAGGCAGCACTGCCACCTGAACCAAAAGCAACTAGAGATGATGTTAAAAATCAGTTGGTAATGATTCGAATGATGGAGTCTCGAGTGATTGTTCTACACACATTCGCCAAATCAGGTCTCGTAGTTTTTGATGTCGCCCAGGAACTTGGGATGATGGAGAGTGGATATGTATGGATAGCTACTGCTTGGCTATCCACTGTTTTAGATTCAACTTCACCTCTTTCTTCAAAGACTGCCAACTCTATCCAAGGTGCTCTCACTCTTAGACCACACACACCAGactcagaaagaaaaagggctTTTATATCAAGGTGGAACAAGTTGAGTAATGGCTCTATTGGGTTGAACCCTTATGGTCTATATGCCTATGACACCGTCTGGATGCTTGCTCATGCTATAAATTTGCTTTTGGATCAAGGGGGCACCATTTCCTTTTCCAACATCACTAGTCTAGGTGGTCCTAAGGGAGGAGGGACTGTGAACCTCGGTGCATTGAGCATTTTTCATGGtgggaagcagttgctggACAACATATTGCAAACCAATACGACCGGCCTGACTGGTCCTTTAGCATTTCATCCAGATAGATCTCCATTGAATCCTGCATATGATCTCATTAACATAATTGAAAATGGATATCAAAGAATTGGATACTGGTCTAACTATTCCGGGATATCTGTTGTGCCCCCTGAGACATCATCAAACCGGTCTACTTTGAACCAACACTTACACACTGTTGTATGGCCTGGAGGGACAACAGTCAAGCCTCGTGGGTGGGTTTTTCCAAACAATGGAAAGCAATTAAGAATTGGAGTACCAAATCGAGTTAGCTATCGAGACTTTGTATCACGAAGAAATGGTACTGATATAGTTGAAGGATACTGCATTGATATATTCCTTGCAGCTATAAAGTTGCTTCCATATGCAGTTCCATATGAGTTTGTTCTGTTTGGTGATGGTCTCAAGAACCCGAGCTACTACGATTTTGTAAAAATGATTGCATCAGGA AAGTTTGATGCTGCTGTGGGTGACATTGCCATTGTCACCAACCGGACAAAGATTGCGGATTTCACTCAGCCATATATAGAGTCAGGGCTAGTTGTGGTGGCTCCAGTGAGGAGGTTAAATTCGAGAGCTTGGGCATTCTTAAAGCCATTTAGTCCACTGATGTGGGGCGTCACAGCAGCTTTCTTCCTGATCATTGGATTAGTCATGTGGATTCTGGAACATAGAATAAATGATGAGTTCAGGGGTCCTCCTAGGAAACAGATTGTCACAATCTTATG GTTTAGCTTCTCTACCATGTTTTTTGCTCATA GAGAAAATACGGTGAGCACGCTAGGTCGGATGGTGCTGATCATCTGGCTTTTTATAGTTCTAATAATCAACTCAAGTTATACGGCTAGCCTGACATCAATGCTCACAGTACAACAACTAGAATCCCCCATTACTGGAATCGATACCTTGGTAACGAGCACCGAACCTATAGGATACCAAATAGGGTCTTTTGCTCAAAActatttggttgaggagctCAACATCCCAAGATCTAGGCTAGTTCCTCTTGGCTCACCAGAAGCATATGCAGACGCCCTTAAGAAAAGAACTGTTGCTGCTGTGGTTGATGAAAAAGCATATATAGAACTCTTCCTCTCAGAAAACTGCATGTTCTCAATTAGGGGGCAGGAGTTCACCAAAAGCGG GCATTTCCAAGAGACTCTCCTCTAG
- the LOC117637330 gene encoding glutamate receptor 3.2-like isoform X1 yields the protein MNLVWVVSILIICIPGSTEGASRPAAVNVGAMCTVGTINGRVSKIAIEAAVNDVNSDPTILGGTKLSITFHDSNFSGFLGIIGALKFMESDTVAIIGPQTAVMAHVLSHLANELHVPLLSFTALDPTLSSLQYPYFVQTAPNDLFQMAAIAEMVSYFGWTEVAAIFTDDDSGRNGVAALGDKLAEKRHKICYKAALPPEPKATRDDVKNQLVMIRMMESRVIVLHTFAKSGLVVFDVAQELGMMESGYVWIATAWLSTVLDSTSPLSSKTANSIQGALTLRPHTPDSERKRAFISRWNKLSNGSIGLNPYGLYAYDTVWMLAHAINLLLDQGGTISFSNITSLGGPKGGGTVNLGALSIFHGGKQLLDNILQTNTTGLTGPLAFHPDRSPLNPAYDLINIIENGYQRIGYWSNYSGISVVPPETSSNRSTLNQHLHTVVWPGGTTVKPRGWVFPNNGKQLRIGVPNRVSYRDFVSRRNGTDIVEGYCIDIFLAAIKLLPYAVPYEFVLFGDGLKNPSYYDFVKMIASGKFDAAVGDIAIVTNRTKIADFTQPYIESGLVVVAPVRRLNSRAWAFLKPFSPLMWGVTAAFFLIIGLVMWILEHRINDEFRGPPRKQIVTILWFSFSTMFFAHRENTVSTLGRMVLIIWLFIVLIINSSYTASLTSMLTVQQLESPITGIDTLVTSTEPIGYQIGSFAQNYLVEELNIPRSRLVPLGSPEAYADALKKRTVAAVVDEKAYIELFLSENCMFSIRGQEFTKSGWGFAFPRDSPLAIDMSTAILTLSENGDLQKIHDKWLSRKTCAQTSDLISDQLQPQSFWGLYLICGIACLIALFIHFLLALRQFSRHSPEAEDQTEPSSHSRRTSRSARLHTFLSFIDEKADESKNNNKTKRKRKEMMVSNGKENCENDSRNISKRIQINNSQEIHNNADNDTWLTR from the exons ATGAATCTAGTTTGGGTCGTTTCAATACTCATTATCTGCATACCAGGCTCCACAGAAGGGGCCTCAAGACCTGCCGCCGTGAACGTTGGAGCTATGTGCACAGTAGGCACCATCAATGGAAGAGTCTCAAAGATTGCCATTGAGGCTGCTGTGAACGATGTGAACTCTGATCCAACCATTCTTGGTGGAACTAAATTATCTATAACTTTTCATGATTCAAACTTCAGTGGATTTCTTGGCATCATTGGAg CATTGAAGTTCATGGAGTCTGATACAGTAGCTATAATTGGTCCACAAACTGCTGTGATGGCTCATGTACTCTCACATCTTGCAAATGAACTTCATGTCCCTCTATTGTCATTCACAGCGCTGGACCCCACCTTATCAAGTCTGCAGTATCCTTACTTTGTTCAAACTGCACCCAATGATCTGTTCCAGATGGCTGCTATTGCAGAAATGGTTAGTTATTTCGGTTGGACAGAGGTGGCTGCAATTTTCACTGATGATGACAGCGGTCGAAATGGTGTTGCTGCATTAGGTGATAAACTTGCAGAAAAACGCCACAAGATTTGTTACAAGGCAGCACTGCCACCTGAACCAAAAGCAACTAGAGATGATGTTAAAAATCAGTTGGTAATGATTCGAATGATGGAGTCTCGAGTGATTGTTCTACACACATTCGCCAAATCAGGTCTCGTAGTTTTTGATGTCGCCCAGGAACTTGGGATGATGGAGAGTGGATATGTATGGATAGCTACTGCTTGGCTATCCACTGTTTTAGATTCAACTTCACCTCTTTCTTCAAAGACTGCCAACTCTATCCAAGGTGCTCTCACTCTTAGACCACACACACCAGactcagaaagaaaaagggctTTTATATCAAGGTGGAACAAGTTGAGTAATGGCTCTATTGGGTTGAACCCTTATGGTCTATATGCCTATGACACCGTCTGGATGCTTGCTCATGCTATAAATTTGCTTTTGGATCAAGGGGGCACCATTTCCTTTTCCAACATCACTAGTCTAGGTGGTCCTAAGGGAGGAGGGACTGTGAACCTCGGTGCATTGAGCATTTTTCATGGtgggaagcagttgctggACAACATATTGCAAACCAATACGACCGGCCTGACTGGTCCTTTAGCATTTCATCCAGATAGATCTCCATTGAATCCTGCATATGATCTCATTAACATAATTGAAAATGGATATCAAAGAATTGGATACTGGTCTAACTATTCCGGGATATCTGTTGTGCCCCCTGAGACATCATCAAACCGGTCTACTTTGAACCAACACTTACACACTGTTGTATGGCCTGGAGGGACAACAGTCAAGCCTCGTGGGTGGGTTTTTCCAAACAATGGAAAGCAATTAAGAATTGGAGTACCAAATCGAGTTAGCTATCGAGACTTTGTATCACGAAGAAATGGTACTGATATAGTTGAAGGATACTGCATTGATATATTCCTTGCAGCTATAAAGTTGCTTCCATATGCAGTTCCATATGAGTTTGTTCTGTTTGGTGATGGTCTCAAGAACCCGAGCTACTACGATTTTGTAAAAATGATTGCATCAGGA AAGTTTGATGCTGCTGTGGGTGACATTGCCATTGTCACCAACCGGACAAAGATTGCGGATTTCACTCAGCCATATATAGAGTCAGGGCTAGTTGTGGTGGCTCCAGTGAGGAGGTTAAATTCGAGAGCTTGGGCATTCTTAAAGCCATTTAGTCCACTGATGTGGGGCGTCACAGCAGCTTTCTTCCTGATCATTGGATTAGTCATGTGGATTCTGGAACATAGAATAAATGATGAGTTCAGGGGTCCTCCTAGGAAACAGATTGTCACAATCTTATG GTTTAGCTTCTCTACCATGTTTTTTGCTCATA GAGAAAATACGGTGAGCACGCTAGGTCGGATGGTGCTGATCATCTGGCTTTTTATAGTTCTAATAATCAACTCAAGTTATACGGCTAGCCTGACATCAATGCTCACAGTACAACAACTAGAATCCCCCATTACTGGAATCGATACCTTGGTAACGAGCACCGAACCTATAGGATACCAAATAGGGTCTTTTGCTCAAAActatttggttgaggagctCAACATCCCAAGATCTAGGCTAGTTCCTCTTGGCTCACCAGAAGCATATGCAGACGCCCTTAAGAAAAGAACTGTTGCTGCTGTGGTTGATGAAAAAGCATATATAGAACTCTTCCTCTCAGAAAACTGCATGTTCTCAATTAGGGGGCAGGAGTTCACCAAAAGCGGGTGGGGATTT GCATTTCCAAGAGACTCTCCTCTAGCCATTGACATGTCAACCGCCATTCTCACCCTATCGGAGAACGGCGATCTTCAGAAAATTCATGACAAATGGTTGTCAAGAAAAACCTGTGCACAGACCTCTGACCTCATATCAGACCAGCTTCAACCACAAAGCTTCTGGGGACTTTACCTTATCTGTGGGATTGCATGCCTTATTGCTCTCTTCATTCACTTTCTGTTGGCACTACGCCAGTTCAGCCGGCATTCCCCCGAAGCTGAAGATCAAACTGAGCCTTCCAGCCATAGCAGGAGAACCTCCCGCTCTGCGCGCCTCCACACGTTCCTGTCCTTCATCGACGAAAAAGCAGACGAATCGAAGAACAATAacaagacaaaaagaaaacgcAAGGAGATGATGGTATCAAATGGGAAGGAGAATTGTGAAAATGACTCGAGGAATATATCCAAGAGAATACAAATCAACAACTCTCAAGAGATACACAACAATGCTGACAATGACACTTGGCTAACTCGTTAA
- the LOC117637331 gene encoding homoserine kinase — MAICHQSPFKLFTTIPSSSSSSKPKPLLRCNLSLPSRPSLTSTEPEPVYTSVKTFAPATVANLGPGFDFLGCAVDGLGDFVSLTLDPQVSPGEISISEISGDHNSKKLSKNPLWNCAGIAAIEVMKMLGVRSVGLSLTLEKGLPLGSGLGSSAASAAAAAVAVNEIFGGKLGIDELVIAGLKSEEKVSGYHADNIAPAIMGGFVLIRSYDPLDLIPLIFPDGKELFFVLATPEFEAPTKKMRAALPAEVGMAHHVWNSSQAGALVAAVLQGDLPGLGRALSSDKIVEPRRAPLIPGMDAVKKAAIEARAFGCTISGAGPTAVAVTDDLERGKAIGERMVAAFLKEGKLKAAASVSRLDRVGARLVSTIPR, encoded by the coding sequence ATGGCGATCTGCCACCAATCTCCTTTCAAACTCTTCACTACAATcccatcatcatcttcatcgtCGAAGCCCAAACCCCTTCTCAGATGTAACCTCTCCCTCCCCTCCAGACCCTCCCTCACCTCCACCGAACCCGAACCCGTCTACACCTCCGTCAAGACCTTCGCGCCGGCCACAGTGGCCAATCTCGGCCCGGGCTTTGACTTCTTGGGCTGCGCGGTCGACGGCCTCGGCGACTTTGTCTCCCTTACCCTCGACCCGCAGGTCTCGCCGGGCGAGATCTCCATCTCTGAGATCTCGGGTGACCACAACTCGAAGAAGCTCAGCAAAAACCCACTCTGGAACTGCGCGGGAATCGCAGCCATTGAAGTGATGAAGATGCTCGGAGTCCGCTCGGTcggcctctctctcactctggAAAAGGGACTCCCTTTGGGCTCCGGGCTCGGTTCCAGTGCGGCAAGTGCAGCTGCCGCCGCCGTTGCAGTCAACGAGATTTTCGGTGGAAAATTGGGGATCGATGAGCTTGTGATCGCGGGGCTGAAATCGGAGGAGAAGGTCTCTGGTTACCACGCCGATAATATCGCTCCGGCGATTATGGGAGGGTTTGTGTTGATTAGAAGCTACGATCCGTTGGATTTGATTCCGCTGATCTTTCCGGACGGTAAAGAACTGTTCTTTGTGTTGGCGACGCCAGAGTTTGAAGCTCCGACGAAGAAGATGAGGGCGGCGCTTCCGGCGGAGGTGGGGATGGCCCACCACGTCTGGAATTCGAGCCAGGCCGGGGCGCTGGTGGCGGCGGTGCTTCAAGGGGACTTGCCGGGGCTGGGAAGGGCCTTGTCAAGTGATAAGATCGTCGAGCCACGGCGGGCCCCTCTGATTCCCGGCATGGACGCCGTGAAGAAGGCGGCGATTGAGGCCAGGGCTTTCGGGTGTACGATAAGCGGGGCGGGGCCCACCGCGGTGGCAGTTACAGATGATCTTGAGAGAGGGAAAGCGATTGGGGAGAGAATGGTGGCGGCGTTTTTGAAGGAGGGAAAGTTGAAGGCGGCGGCGAGTGTGAGTAGGCTCGACCGGGTTGGTGCCAGGCTTGTTAGTACCATTCCCAGATga
- the LOC117638598 gene encoding RING-H2 finger protein ATL80, producing the protein MALQFVFCIGKIPIVVIFVPLLSILGAFVIVMIIRPILWLASRLCRPMARARLSSPQPPGPLPDQDLHERNLRALPRVSYNAAGDARFTECAICLMEFVDGDVIRVLPYCGHGYHVSCVDRWLKCHSSCPSCRATVAIMEERCPK; encoded by the coding sequence ATGGCTCTCCAGTTTGTGTTTTGCATTGGCAAAATTCCCATTGTCGTCATTTTTGTTCCATTGTTAAGCATCCTAGGAGCCTTTGTCATTGTCATGATCATCCGGCCAATATTATGGCTTGCATCACGGTTGTGCCGTCCCATGGCCCGAGCTAGGCTTTCCTCACCTCAGCCTCCTGGCCCTCTGCCTGACCAAGACCTGCACGAAAGGAATCTCCGGGCGCTTCCAAGAGTCTCATATAATGCAGCAGGTGATGCAAGATTCACAGAATGTGCAATCTGCTTGATGGAGTTTGTGGACGGAGATGTAATCAGGGTGTTGCCTTATTGTGGTCATGGATATCATGTGAGCTGTGTTGACAGGTGGCTGAAGTGCCATTCTTCATGCCCGTCCTGTCGTGCAACCGTGGCTATTATGGAAGAGAGGTGCCCAAAATGA
- the LOC117636820 gene encoding monosaccharide-sensing protein 2-like codes for MSGAVLVAVAAAIGNLLQGWDNATIAASVLYIKKEFKLESEPAVEGLIVAMSLIGATLITTCSGAIADWLGRRPVLIISSVLYFLSGIVMLWAPNVYILLLARLLDGFGIGLVVTLVPLYISETAPPEIRGSLNTLPQFTGSGGMFLSYCMVFGMSLTKSPSWRLMLGVLSIPSLVYFALTVFFLPESPRWLVSKGRMLEAKHVLQRLRGREDVSGEMALLVEGLGVGGETSFEEYIIGPADDIADDHDLSAEKDKIKLYGPERGQSWVARPVTDQSTIGLVSRHASMVNQSGLVDPLVSLFGSVHEKLPDTGSMRSMLFPHFGSMFSVGGNQARQEEWDEESLAREGDDYASDAVGGDSDDNLHSPLISRQTTSLEKDLGPPPHGSLASMRNNSLIGGEGAGSTGIGGGWQLAWKWSEREGQDGHKEGGFKRIYLHQEGVPASRRGSIVSVPGGDAATDGEFIQAAALVSQPALYSKELMNQHPVGPAMIHPSAATAKGPIWSDLFEPGVKHALVVGVGLQILQQFSGINGVLYYTPQILEQAGVGVLLSNMGISSASASLLISAITTLLMLPSIAVAMRLMDISGRRSLLLTTIPILIASLVILVLGSLVNMGSVVNASVSTVSVVLYFCFFVMGFGPVPNILCAEIFPTRVRGLCIAICALAFWIGDIIVTYSLPVMLKSVGLGGVFGMYAVVCVIAWVFVFLKVPETKGMPLEVIIEFFSVGAKQAAAAKNN; via the exons ATGAGTGGAGCTGTGCTTGTggctgttgctgctgctatTGGTAATTTATTGCAAGGATGGGACAACGCTACTATCGCAG CGTCTGTTTTGTACATAAAGAAGGAATTCAAATTAGAAAGTGAGCCCGCTGTGGAAGGGCTGATAGTGGCCATGTCACTTATAGGGGCAACTTTGATTACAACATGCTCTGGAGCCATAGCAGACTGGCTAGGCCGCCGTCCTGTGCTTATAATCTCTTCTGTCCTATACTTCCTTAGTGGTATTGTAATGCTGTGGGCTCCCAATGTTTATATCCTTCTCTTGGCAAGGCTTTTAGATGGATTTGGAATTGGTTTAGTAGTTACCTTGGTTCCGCTTTATATATCTGAGACAGCACCACCTGAAATAAGGGGATCGTTGAATACCCTTCCCCAGTTCACTGGCTCAGGGGGAATGTTTTTGTCATATTGCATGGTTTTTGGGATGTCGTTAACAAAGTCACCAAGCTGGAGGTTGATGCTTGGGGTTCTTTCTATTCCTTCTCTTGTTTATTTTGCATTGACTGTATTTTTCTTGCCTGAGTCTCCACGATGGCTTGTAAGTAAGGGGCGGATGCTTGAGGCCAAGCACGTTTTACAGAGGCTGCGTGGCAGAGAAGATGTCTCTG GTGAGATGGCTTTACTTGTTGAGGGTCTTGGAGTTGGGGGTGAAACATCTTTTGAGGAGTACATAATTGGCCCAGCCGATGACATTGCTGATGACCATGATTTATCTGCTGAAAAGgataaaatcaaattatatGGGCCTGAACGAGGTCAATCCTGGGTTGCCAGACCTGTGACTGATCAAAGCACTATTGGACTTGTGTCTCGGCATGCAAGCATGGTAAACCAAAGTGGGCTTGTTGATCCTCTCGTCTCTCTCTTTGGCAGTGTACATGAGAAGCTCCCTGATACAGGAAGCATGCGAAGTATGCTTTTCCCACACTTTGGCAGCATGTTCAGCGTGGGAGGGAATCAGGCTAGACAAGAAGAGTGGGATGAGGAGAGCCTCGCCAGAGAAGGAGATGATTACGCATCTGATGCAGTTGGTGGTGATTCTGATGACAATTTGCACAGCCCATTGATATCACGTCAGACAACGAGCCTTGAAAAGGACCTGGGCCCACCTCCCCATGGGAGCCTTGCTAGCATGAGAAACAACAGTCTCATTGGTGGAGAAGGAGCTGGTAGCACCGGGATTGGTGGCGGTTGGCAACTGGCATGGAAATGGTCTGAGAGAGAAGGCCAGGATGGACACAAGGAAGGAGGATTCAAAAGAATTTATTTGCACCAGGAGGGTGTCCCTGCATCTCGCCGTGGATCTATTGTTTCGGTTCCTGGTGGTGATGCAGCGACAGATGGTGAGTTCATCCAGGCCGCTGCCTTGGTGAGTCAACCCGCTCTTTATTCCAAAGAGCTTATGAATCAGCATCCAGTTGGACCAGCAATGATTCACCCATCTGCAGCTACTGCAAAAGGGCCAATTTGGAGTGATCTTTTCGAACCAGGAGTCAAGCATGCTTTGGTTGTTGGGGTTGGACTGCAGATACTTCAGCAg TTCTCTGGGATAAACGGGGTTCTCTACTACACTCCACAAATTCTTGAGCAGGCAGGTGTTGGAGTGCTTCTTTCAAACATGGGCATTAGTTCAGCTTCTGCATCTCTGCTTATCAGTGCAATAACAACCTTGTTGATGCTTCCTAGTATAGCTGTTGCCATGAGGCTCATGGATATCTCTGGCAGAAG GAGTTTGCTGCTCACCACAATCCCAATCTTGATAGCATCTCTTGTCATCCTGGTCCTTGGAAGTCTTGTGAATATGGGCAGCGTTGTGAATGCATCAGTTTCGACTGTTAGTGTTGTGCTCTACTTCTGTTTCTTTGTTATGGGGTTTGGGCCAGTCCCCAACATACTCTGCGCAGAAATCTTCCCCACCCGAGTTCGAGGCCTCTGCATTGCCATATGTGCCCTCGCGTTTTGGATTGGTGACATCATTGTCACCTACTCACTTCCTGTGATGCTCAAATCTGTTGGTCTTGGTGGCGTTTTTGGCATGTACGCGGTTGTGTGCGTCATAgcttgggtttttgttttcttgaaagTTCCAGAGACCAAAGGCATGCCCCTTGAAGTGATTATCGAGTTCTTCTCCGTTGGTGCAAAGCAGGCTGCAGCTGCCAAGAACAATTGA